The proteins below are encoded in one region of Populus alba chromosome 2, ASM523922v2, whole genome shotgun sequence:
- the LOC118049302 gene encoding uncharacterized protein isoform X3: MFGISYGELFLLLGATAALIGPKDLPLIARTAGRLTGRAIGYVQMARGQFDSVMQQSQARQVHKELQDTMAQLDAIRHEIRSISVLNPGPLTRRLVDNLDPPPATNDLASGTPENADAENVPNPTISKVYTEQTAGESLPTANISKVSGARVSDSCDLHSQATAYARLAESSALKTGPVHSGAGEGELTSDIGLLNVLPVSAESTGLLPNRQGYDLYSTLVL; the protein is encoded by the exons ATGTTTGGAATTTCTTATGGAGAACTCTTTCTCTTGCTTGGGGCCACAGCTGCACTAATCG GACCCAAGGATCTACCATTAATAGCCAGAACTGCAGGGAGATTAACTGGTCGAGCCATTGGGTATGTGCAGATGGCTCGTGGTCAATTTGACTCTGTTATGCAGCAATCACAAGCTCGCCAG GTTCACAAGGAACTTCAAGACACAATGGCTCAACTTGATGCTATACGCCATGAAATTCGAAGCATATCTGTCTTGAATCCTGGTCCATTAACTCGGAGACTAGTGGATAATCTTGACCCTCCGCCTGCTACTAATG ATTTAGCCAGTGGTACGCCTGAAAATGCAGATGCAGAGAATGTACCAAACCCCACAATTTCCAAGGTTTATACTGAACAAACAGCTGGAGAAAGTTTACCAACAGCTAATATTTCCAAG GTTTCTGGTGCAAGAGTCTCAGATTCATGTGATTTGCACAGCCAGGCCACTGCTTATGCAAGATTGGCTGAATCCTCAGCCCTGAAAACTGGCCCAGTGCACAGTGGGGCAGGTGAAGGGGAGTTGACTAGTGATATTGGTCTTTTAAATGTTTTGCCTGTGTCTGCTGAAAGCACTGGGCTTTTGCCAAATCGTCAAGGTTACGATCTTTACTCAACTTTG GTGCTGTAA
- the LOC118049302 gene encoding uncharacterized protein isoform X1: protein MFGISYGELFLLLGATAALIGPKDLPLIARTAGRLTGRAIGYVQMARGQFDSVMQQSQARQVHKELQDTMAQLDAIRHEIRSISVLNPGPLTRRLVDNLDPPPATNDLASGTPENADAENVPNPTISKVYTEQTAGESLPTANISKVSGARVSDSCDLHSQATAYARLAESSALKTGPVHSGAGEGELTSDIGLLNVLPVSAESTGLLPNRQGAVNGSDIVLEAILEAEVAHSAKDFFAQPTNQIKYDER, encoded by the exons ATGTTTGGAATTTCTTATGGAGAACTCTTTCTCTTGCTTGGGGCCACAGCTGCACTAATCG GACCCAAGGATCTACCATTAATAGCCAGAACTGCAGGGAGATTAACTGGTCGAGCCATTGGGTATGTGCAGATGGCTCGTGGTCAATTTGACTCTGTTATGCAGCAATCACAAGCTCGCCAG GTTCACAAGGAACTTCAAGACACAATGGCTCAACTTGATGCTATACGCCATGAAATTCGAAGCATATCTGTCTTGAATCCTGGTCCATTAACTCGGAGACTAGTGGATAATCTTGACCCTCCGCCTGCTACTAATG ATTTAGCCAGTGGTACGCCTGAAAATGCAGATGCAGAGAATGTACCAAACCCCACAATTTCCAAGGTTTATACTGAACAAACAGCTGGAGAAAGTTTACCAACAGCTAATATTTCCAAG GTTTCTGGTGCAAGAGTCTCAGATTCATGTGATTTGCACAGCCAGGCCACTGCTTATGCAAGATTGGCTGAATCCTCAGCCCTGAAAACTGGCCCAGTGCACAGTGGGGCAGGTGAAGGGGAGTTGACTAGTGATATTGGTCTTTTAAATGTTTTGCCTGTGTCTGCTGAAAGCACTGGGCTTTTGCCAAATCGTCAAG GTGCTGTAAACGGATCTGACATTGTGCTGGAGGCTATACTGGAGGCTGAGGTGGCTCACAGTGCCAAAGATTTTTTCGCACAGCCCACAAATCAGATCAAATATGATGAGAGGTAG
- the LOC118049302 gene encoding uncharacterized protein isoform X2, whose amino-acid sequence MFGISYGELFLLLGATAALIGPKDLPLIARTAGRLTGRAIGYVQMARGQFDSVMQQSQARQVHKELQDTMAQLDAIRHEIRSISVLNPGPLTRRLVDNLDPPPATNASGTPENADAENVPNPTISKVYTEQTAGESLPTANISKVSGARVSDSCDLHSQATAYARLAESSALKTGPVHSGAGEGELTSDIGLLNVLPVSAESTGLLPNRQGAVNGSDIVLEAILEAEVAHSAKDFFAQPTNQIKYDER is encoded by the exons ATGTTTGGAATTTCTTATGGAGAACTCTTTCTCTTGCTTGGGGCCACAGCTGCACTAATCG GACCCAAGGATCTACCATTAATAGCCAGAACTGCAGGGAGATTAACTGGTCGAGCCATTGGGTATGTGCAGATGGCTCGTGGTCAATTTGACTCTGTTATGCAGCAATCACAAGCTCGCCAG GTTCACAAGGAACTTCAAGACACAATGGCTCAACTTGATGCTATACGCCATGAAATTCGAAGCATATCTGTCTTGAATCCTGGTCCATTAACTCGGAGACTAGTGGATAATCTTGACCCTCCGCCTGCTACTAATG CCAGTGGTACGCCTGAAAATGCAGATGCAGAGAATGTACCAAACCCCACAATTTCCAAGGTTTATACTGAACAAACAGCTGGAGAAAGTTTACCAACAGCTAATATTTCCAAG GTTTCTGGTGCAAGAGTCTCAGATTCATGTGATTTGCACAGCCAGGCCACTGCTTATGCAAGATTGGCTGAATCCTCAGCCCTGAAAACTGGCCCAGTGCACAGTGGGGCAGGTGAAGGGGAGTTGACTAGTGATATTGGTCTTTTAAATGTTTTGCCTGTGTCTGCTGAAAGCACTGGGCTTTTGCCAAATCGTCAAG GTGCTGTAAACGGATCTGACATTGTGCTGGAGGCTATACTGGAGGCTGAGGTGGCTCACAGTGCCAAAGATTTTTTCGCACAGCCCACAAATCAGATCAAATATGATGAGAGGTAG